In Melitaea cinxia chromosome 4, ilMelCinx1.1, whole genome shotgun sequence, a single genomic region encodes these proteins:
- the LOC123670043 gene encoding glutamate receptor ionotropic, delta-2, with protein sequence MTGTELILATICNASFCDNAFNQVFTNAGATAQISAKETELQRLKNELNGKHIKVATYNDYPMSWTEREENGTLVGHGVAFVLMTILQQRFNFTFEIVLPERNIVFDRKSELSLIGLVNSSKVDMAAAFIPTFLKYKNMVKFSLELDEGVWLMMLKRPKESAAGSGLLAPFATYVWYLILAAVICYGPCITFLTWLRAKLIQDNEKYIALSPSVWFVYGAFIKQGTTLAPDANTTRVLFATWWLFVILLSAFYTANLTAFLTLSKFTLDIEKPEDLYKKNYRWVAPEGGPVYNIIENPEENLYYLSKMVANGRAQFKFVNKDEDYLPMVNGGAVLVKEQAAIYTLMYEDYLKKTKEGVAESDKCPYVVATYPFMKEQRAFAYPQNSTLRVLFDRVLFYLTQSGIVKFLQLKDLPSARICPLDLQSKDRQLRNSDLMMTYVIMMTGLAAAIAVFVGEICFKRRFSMSTNFQDRDVGISPRKPKKQRIKALRLRNYYDTNPPPYDSLFGNSKYKFNSNSERRIINGREYYVAHTTNGDIRLIPVRTPSAFLYQ encoded by the exons ATGACTGGAACAGAACTAATTCTTGCAACAATATGCAATGCCAGTTTTTGCGACAATGCTTTCAACCAAGTTTTCACTA atgCAGGTGCAACTGCGCAAATTTCAGCCAAAGAAACTGAATTACAacgattaaaaaatgaattgaatGGGAAACATATTAAAGTTGCTACTTATAAT GATTATCCAATGAGTTGGACCGAAAGAGAAGAAAATGGTACATTAGTTGGTCATGGTGTTGCTTTTGTTCTTATGACCATATTACAACAAAGATTTAATTTCACATTTGAAATAGTTTTGCCTGAAAGGAACATTGTATTTGATCGAAAAtctgagttatctctaataggACTAGTTAATAGcagc aAAGTAGATATGGCAGCGGCTTTCATACCaacatttttgaaatacaaaaatatggtTAAATTTTCGCTTGAGCTTGATGAAGGTGTATGGCTGATGATGTTAAAGCGGCCCAAGGAATCGGCAGCTGGATCTGGACTCTTAGCACCTTTTGCGACTTACGTTTG gtaTTTAATACTCGCGGCGGTAATATGCTATGGACCGTGCATAACTTTTTTGACATGGTTACGTGCAAAATTAATACaagataatgaaaaatatattgctCTCAGTCCAAGTGTGTGGTTTGTCTACGGGGCCTTTATTAAACAAGGCACAACTCTTGCTCCTGATGCAA ACACAACACGAGTACTTTTTGCGACTTGGTGGTTGTTTGTAATACTTCTGTCCGCATTTTATACGGCTAATCTCACAGCCTTTCTCACCTTGTCTAAATTTACACTGGATATTGAAAAACCTGAAGATTTATATAAGAAGAATTATCGCTGGGTGGCACCTGAAGGAGGACCCGTGTATAACATTATCGAAAAt CCAGAAGAGAATCTTTACTATTTAAGCAAAATGGTAGCGAACGGTCGAGCTCAGTTCAAATTTGTAAACAAAGATGAAGACTATCTACCCATGGTCAATGGCGGAGCGGTACTAGTCAAGGAACAAGCGGCGATATACACCCTTATGTACGAAGACTATTTGAAGAAAACGAAGGAGGGAGTCGCGGAGTCCGATAAATGTCCCTATGTCGTTGCTACTTATCCTTTTATGAAAGAACAAAGAGCTTTCGCTTACCCGCAGAATAGTACTCTACGAGTATTATTTGATAGGGT ACTATTTTATCTGACCCAGTCTGGAATAGTAAAATTTCTGCAGCTTAAAGACTTGCCAAGTGCAAGAATATGTCCTCTCGACCTACAATCAAAGGACCGCCAACTGCGCAACAGTGACCTCATGATGACCTATGTTATTATGATGACTGGATTAGCTGCCGCCATTGCAGTGTTTGTTGGTGAG atatgttTCAAGCGCCGGTTTTCAATGAGCACAAATTTTCAAGATAGAGATGTTGGTATTTCGCCAAGGAAGCCAAAGAAACAAAGAATTAAAGCTCTCCGATTAAGGAACTATTATGATACCAATCCTCCGCCATATGACTCGCTCTTTGGAAactcaaaatataaattcaatagTAATTCTGAAAGAAGGATTATTAACGGGCGTGAATATTACGTTGCACACACAACTAATGGGGATATCCGTTTAATTCCTGTTAGGACGCCTTCTGCGTTTCTGTATCaataa